DNA from Mucilaginibacter mallensis:
CTGATTTACAAGAAATTAATAATCATGTCAAATTATTGGCATCTCCTTGGTATACCCCATCGCAAATCAAACAATGTTATGGATACCATACTCACCATCGTTTACCTCATCATTTTCGCAGTCGTGTTTTGGCTGTTTTTCAAATGTGTTAATTACTTCGAAAAAATTTAAATAATCATCATGATCGCATTATTCATCGTAGCCATCGCCGTATTCTTCTATATGGTTTATGTGCTTCTTAAACCCGAAAAATTCTAATTATTAAACCATGAACACAGAATATATAGGTATAATTTTCATGTACCTGGCTACCATAGCCCTGGCCATCCCACTGGGAAAATACATAGCCAAAGTATTTAAAGGTGAAAAAACATGGATGGACTTTATGGCACCGCTTGAAAGGTTCATCTTTAAATTCAGTGGCATCGACACTCATCGCGAGATGAACTGGAAACAGCATTTAAAAGCATTGCTAACTATTAACTTACTGTGGTTGTTTTATGCTTTCTTTTGCCTGTTGTTCCAGGGTCACCTTCCGCTTAACCCGGATGCAAACCCTAACCAAACCCCGGATCTGGCATTTAATACAGCCCTTAGCTTTTTAACCAACACCAATTTACAGGATTACTCAGGCGAATCGGGTGCTACCTACTTTACACAGCACTTTGTATTCATGTTCCTGCACTTTGTGAGTGCCGCGACTGGTTTTGCAGCTATGATGGTTGTATTTAAAGCCATGAAGGATAAGACTACCGAGAAATTGGGTAACTACTGGGATTTCTTCCTGAAATCTATTACCAGGGTGTTATTGCCAATCAGTTTTGTAGTAGCTGTTATATTAGCCTTTAACGGCACACCAACCAGCTATAAAGGTAAAGACACGGTTATAGGTTTACAGGGCGATACCGTACACGTATCACGCGGCCCTGCTGCAGCCATGATCGCTATTAAACAGGTAGGCACCAACGGTGGCGGCTGGTTTGGCGTAAACTCGGCACACCCTTTTGAAAACCCTAATTACTTAACCAACATAGTTGAGAACATCAGCATCATCATTATCCCTATCGCCTTAGTATTTGCATTGGGTTTCTATCTCAATAAAAAGAAACTGGCCTTGGTAGTTTTCGGGGTGATGACGATCGGTTTCCTCATCATGCTGTTCCCATCGGTAACTGCTGAAGTTGGTGGCAACCCTAACATCGCACACATGGGCATCAGTCAGCCCGGCGGTTCAATGGAAGGCAAGGAAGTGCGTTTCGGGCCCGCAGCATCTGCTTACTGGGGTATCACAACTACTGTAACCTCAAACGGATCGGTAAACGCCATGCATGATAGCATGATGCCGGTATCGGGCTTAGCGCAAATGTTTGATATGATGATCAACGCCTTTTACGGTGGTATAGGCGTAGGTTTCCTAAACTTCTACATCTTTGTTATCATAGCTGTATTCATTTCCGGCTTGATGGTAGGACGTACGCCTGAGTTCATGGGCCACAAAATTGAAGCCCGTGAAATGAAGATCGCATCGTTGATAGCTTTGCTGCACCCATTCATCATATTGGTAGGTACATCTTTAGCTTCATACGTACTGGTTCATTTCCCAAATGCAAACTGGGGTACAAAACCATCAGCATGGTTAAATAACCCAAGCTTCCACGGCTTTACTGAAATGCTGTATCAATATGCATCAAGCGCGGCCAACAATGGTTCAGGTTACGGTGGTTTAACAGCCAACAACATTTTCTGGAACGTAACTACCGGCCTTGTAATATTTGTAGGCAGGTTCTTACCAATCATAGGCCCGGTAGCCATTGCAGGTATACTGGCCAGCAAAAAAACTGTGCCGGAGTCGGCAGGTACATTAAAAACAGATACCGCCACCTTTGGGGTGATGATATTCGCGGTGATATTTATTATCGCAGCACTGTCTTTCTTCCCTGCACTGGCCCTTGGCCCTATAGCCGAACACTTCTCAATCAAATAATAATATTATATAGAATTCAATCATGAAATCTGATAAAAACACGTTATTCCAGGGCGATCAAATGAAGGATGCATTTGTGCAGTCGTTCATCAAACTTGATCCCCGCATATTGGTCCGCAACCCGGTGATGTTCACTGTTGAGATCGGTACCGTAGTAATGCTTATCGTAACTATTTTCTCCTTCTCCAATACAGGGCAAGGAAGCTGGGGCTATAACTTCACTATATTCTTTGTACTGTTCTTAACTGTACTATTCGCCAACTTTGCTGAGGCTATTGCCGAAGCACGTGGCAAGGCACAAGCTGAAAGCCTGCGCAAAACCCGTTCAGAAACACCAGCCCGTTTACTGGTTGATGGCAAGGAACAACAGGTAATGTCGTCACAACTTAAAAAAGGCGATGTATTCATCTGCGAAACCAATGATACCATCCCTACCGATGGCGAGATCATCGAAGGTATTGCTACCATTGATGAATCAGCCATTACAGGTGAATCTGCCCCGGTTATCCGTGAATCAGGTGGTGATAAATCATCAGTAACAGGTGGCACCAAAGTATTATCCGACCGTATTAAAGTACAGGTTACTACCCAGCCCGGCGAAAGCTTTTTGGATAAGATGATTGCCTTAGTTGAAGGTGCATCACGCCAGAAAACACCTAACGAGATTGCTTTAACCATATTGCTTGCAGGCTTCACCTTAATATTTGTGATTGTTTGCGTTACCTTAAAACCATTCGGCGACTATGCTAACACCCCTATAACCATAGCAGCCTTCATCTCACTTTTTGTTTGTTTGATTCCGACGACTATCGGTGGCCTTTTGTCGGCCATCGGTATCGCCGGTATGGACAGGGCATTACGTGCCAATGTGATCACCAAATCAGGTAAAGCCGTTGAAACTGCCGGTGACCTTGATGTTCTATTATTAGATAAAACAGGTACCATCACCATAGGCAACCGTAAGGCTACCAACTTTTACCCAACCGCCGGTATTAACGAAAAGGATTTCATCACCGCCTGCGTATTAAGCTCACTGGCCGATGAAACTCCCGAAGGTAAATCAATTGTTGAACTGGCCGAGGAAGGTAAAATTAAAGTATCTGTTAAAGCACCTGCTGATTCAGTGTTCATTAAGTTCACTGCCGAAACCCGCTCAAGCGGTTTGGATACTCCTGATGGCTTACGCATCCGTAAAGGTGCGTTTGACTCTATCCGCAACATGGCTTTGAAAGCCGGCAATGAGTTCCCATCTGATGTGGAAGTGAATGTAAAAACTATCGCATCAAATGGTGGTACACCGCTGGTAGTATCACAAAACGAGCAGATACTGGGTGTTATTGAGTTACAGGATATCATTAAACCGGGCATATATGAGCGTTTTGAGCGCCTACGTAAAATGGGTGTAAAAACCGTAATGGTTACCGGTGATAATCCTTTAACTGCTAAATTTATAGCTGAGAAAGCTGGCGTGGATGATTTTATTGCCGAAGCCAAGCCTGAGGATAAAATGAACTATATAAAAGCAGAGCAACAAGGTGGTAAACTGGTAGCCATGATGGGCGACGGCACAAATGATGCCCCCGCACTTGCACAAGCCGATGTTGGTGTGGCCATGAACAGTGGTACGCAAGCTGCAAAAGAGGCTGGTAATATGGTGGATCTTGACAATGACCCTACCAAGCTGATCGAGATCGTGGAAATTGGTAAGCAATTATTGATGACCCGTGGTACTTTAACCACATTCTCTATAGCTAATGATGTGGCTAAATACTTCGCTATTGTTCCGGCATTGTTTATGGTATCAATTCCTGCCTTAAGGGCATTAAATATCATGGATCTGCATAGCCCGGAATCAGCTATATTATCAGCCGTTATTTTTAACGCGATAATTATACCGATGCTAATCCCACTTGCTTTACGCGGTGTGGAATACAAACCGATTGGTGCCAGCGCATTATTACGCCGCAACTTGTTGATCTACGGTTTAGGTGGTGTATTGATCCCATTCGTAGGCATCAAATTGATTGATCTTGCCGTATCACTATTTATATAATAATATTAAAATCAAATAAAATGAAAACGTATCTATTACCATCCCTTAAAATATCACTTATACTGATAGTATTGTTATCAGGGATATATCCTTTAGCCATTGCCGGTATAGGCAAATTTGCTCCCGGTAACGGTGATGGTGTAACTGTTATGTATAAAGGCCGCGTGGTTGGTTATGCCAACATCGGCCAAAAATTTACCAAGGATAAATACTTTTACTCACGCCCATCTGCCGCTAATTACCAGGCCGATGGTGGTGTTGGTTCAAACAAGGGCCCGTCAAATCCTGATTATTTAAAGGATGTGAATGCCAAAATCGATACATTTTTAAAGCACAACCCGGGTATAACCCGTGAGCAGATCCCTGCCGAACTGGTTACTTCATCAGGTAGTGGCTTAGACCCCGACCTTTCACCAGCCGGGGCACAAATACAAGCTGCACGTATAGCCAAAATCAGGAATATTTCTATAGATAAGGTTAATGCGATAATCGCAGCAAATACTGAGCAACCATTGTTTGGCTTGTTCGGGCCGCCAAAAGTTAACGTATTAAAAATGAATGTAGCATTGGACGAGTTGAAATAGAAAAAAGAGCAAAGGCCCGTGCGGTTCCCCTCTCGAGAGGGGGCAGGGGTGTGTTCGTCGACATGAAAAGCGAATAAACACACCCCTCCAACCACAGTAGCCACGCGCCCCCTCTCAAGAGGGGAACTTTAAAGAAAAAATATAAATATTCCGGCTGTTGTCCATAAAAAGACGGCAGCCGGATATGTCGTTTAAAAAGATATGATACCAGAAAAAGAGCAATCGGTTAAACATTTCCTGGAGCTGATCAAAAAATCGCGCAGGGGCAAATTCAAGATCTATATTGGCATGAGTGCGGGTGTAGGTAAAAGCTACCGTATGCTCCAGGAGGCACAGGCACTAATGCGTAGTGGTATTGATGTAAAAATTGGGTATATTGAAACCCATAAGCGTAAGGAAACAGAAGAGCAACTGGAGGGACTGAGCATTATCCCCCGCCGCAAACTGTTTTACAAGGGCAAGGAGCTGGATGAGATGGACCTCAACGCCATCCTGAACCTGCGCCCAGAAGTTGTTGTGGTTGATGAATTGGCCCATACCAATATTGAGGGCAGCCAGAATGAAAAACGCTGGCAGGATGTGATGACCATTTTAAATGCGGGCATCAATGTGATCAGCGCGGTTAATATTCAGCATATTGAGAGCCTGAAT
Protein-coding regions in this window:
- a CDS encoding potassium-transporting ATPase subunit F, with product MIALFIVAIAVFFYMVYVLLKPEKF
- the kdpA gene encoding potassium-transporting ATPase subunit KdpA; its protein translation is MNTEYIGIIFMYLATIALAIPLGKYIAKVFKGEKTWMDFMAPLERFIFKFSGIDTHREMNWKQHLKALLTINLLWLFYAFFCLLFQGHLPLNPDANPNQTPDLAFNTALSFLTNTNLQDYSGESGATYFTQHFVFMFLHFVSAATGFAAMMVVFKAMKDKTTEKLGNYWDFFLKSITRVLLPISFVVAVILAFNGTPTSYKGKDTVIGLQGDTVHVSRGPAAAMIAIKQVGTNGGGWFGVNSAHPFENPNYLTNIVENISIIIIPIALVFALGFYLNKKKLALVVFGVMTIGFLIMLFPSVTAEVGGNPNIAHMGISQPGGSMEGKEVRFGPAASAYWGITTTVTSNGSVNAMHDSMMPVSGLAQMFDMMINAFYGGIGVGFLNFYIFVIIAVFISGLMVGRTPEFMGHKIEAREMKIASLIALLHPFIILVGTSLASYVLVHFPNANWGTKPSAWLNNPSFHGFTEMLYQYASSAANNGSGYGGLTANNIFWNVTTGLVIFVGRFLPIIGPVAIAGILASKKTVPESAGTLKTDTATFGVMIFAVIFIIAALSFFPALALGPIAEHFSIK
- the kdpB gene encoding potassium-transporting ATPase subunit KdpB yields the protein MKSDKNTLFQGDQMKDAFVQSFIKLDPRILVRNPVMFTVEIGTVVMLIVTIFSFSNTGQGSWGYNFTIFFVLFLTVLFANFAEAIAEARGKAQAESLRKTRSETPARLLVDGKEQQVMSSQLKKGDVFICETNDTIPTDGEIIEGIATIDESAITGESAPVIRESGGDKSSVTGGTKVLSDRIKVQVTTQPGESFLDKMIALVEGASRQKTPNEIALTILLAGFTLIFVIVCVTLKPFGDYANTPITIAAFISLFVCLIPTTIGGLLSAIGIAGMDRALRANVITKSGKAVETAGDLDVLLLDKTGTITIGNRKATNFYPTAGINEKDFITACVLSSLADETPEGKSIVELAEEGKIKVSVKAPADSVFIKFTAETRSSGLDTPDGLRIRKGAFDSIRNMALKAGNEFPSDVEVNVKTIASNGGTPLVVSQNEQILGVIELQDIIKPGIYERFERLRKMGVKTVMVTGDNPLTAKFIAEKAGVDDFIAEAKPEDKMNYIKAEQQGGKLVAMMGDGTNDAPALAQADVGVAMNSGTQAAKEAGNMVDLDNDPTKLIEIVEIGKQLLMTRGTLTTFSIANDVAKYFAIVPALFMVSIPALRALNIMDLHSPESAILSAVIFNAIIIPMLIPLALRGVEYKPIGASALLRRNLLIYGLGGVLIPFVGIKLIDLAVSLFI
- the kdpC gene encoding potassium-transporting ATPase subunit KdpC, yielding MKTYLLPSLKISLILIVLLSGIYPLAIAGIGKFAPGNGDGVTVMYKGRVVGYANIGQKFTKDKYFYSRPSAANYQADGGVGSNKGPSNPDYLKDVNAKIDTFLKHNPGITREQIPAELVTSSGSGLDPDLSPAGAQIQAARIAKIRNISIDKVNAIIAANTEQPLFGLFGPPKVNVLKMNVALDELK